A genomic window from Castor canadensis chromosome 18, mCasCan1.hap1v2, whole genome shotgun sequence includes:
- the LOC109674196 gene encoding uncharacterized protein isoform X6, with product MYSSYNGRWKCKDGTEMLQGKQGCIRQVTVCHHEVLDQHMSISAIERPFGCHECGKTFSRRFSLVLHQRTHTGEKPYVCKECGKTFSQISNLVKHQMIHTGKKPHECKDCNKTFSYLSFLIEHQRTHTGEKPYECTMCGKAFSRASNLTRHQRIHLGKKQYICTKCGKSFSSGSELIRHQITHTGEKPYECSECGKAFRRSSHLTRHQSIHSTKTPYECVECRKAFRCHSFLIKHQKIHAGEKLYECDECGKVFTWHASLIQHTKTHTGEKPYVCKVCNRCFRWSSNLAKHQRIHTLESPYEYENSFNYHSFFAEHQ from the coding sequence ATGTATTCCAGCTATAATGGAAGGTGGAAGTGCAAAGATGGTACTGAGATGCTACAAGGAAAACAAGGATGTATCAGGCAAGTGACAGTCTGTCATCATGAAGTCTTGGATCAACATATGAGTATCAGTGCTATAGAGAGGCCTTTTGGATGCCATGAATGTGGCAAAACTTTCAGTCGGCGCTTCTCCCTCGTGTTACATCAGAgaactcatactggagagaaaccatatGTATGTAAGGAATGTGGAAAGACCTTTAGCCAGATCTCAAACCTTGTGAAACATCAGATGATTCATACTGGAAAGAAACCCCATGAGTGTAAGGATTGTAATAAAACATTCAGTTACCTTTCATTCCTTATTGAACaccagagaacacacacaggggAGAAACCTTATGAATGTACTATGTGTGGAAAGGCCTTTAGCCGTGCCTCAAACCTCACTCGACATCAGAGAATTCACCTAGGAAAAAAACAATATATTTGTACAAAATGTGGGAAATCTTTTAGCAGTGGCTCAGAGCTCATTCGCCATCAGATTAcacatactggagagaaaccttatgaaTGCAGTGAATGTGGAAAGGCGTTTCGCCGTTCTTCACACCTCACTCGACATCAGAGCATCCATTCAACCAAAACTCCCTATGAATGTGTTGAGTGTAGGAAAGCTTTCCGTTGTCACTCATTCCTCATTAAGCACCAGAAAATTCATGCTGGAGAAAAGCTCTATGAATGTGATGAATGTGGTAAAGTTTTTACTTGGCATGCATCCCTTATTCAGCATACGAAaactcatactggagagaaaccctatgtatgtaaggTATGTAACAGATGTTTCAGATGGAGCTCAAACCTTGCTAAACACCAGAGAATACACACTCTAGAGAGCCCCTATGAATATGAAAATTCATTTAATTACCACTCATTCTTTGCTGAACACCAGTGA